A stretch of Chitinophaga caeni DNA encodes these proteins:
- a CDS encoding linear amide C-N hydrolase, with translation MKTLLKITLALTCFVCANIYFKAYSCTRVVYKGLDGLIITARSMDWREDIQTDLWIVPRGVARNGEVGPNSLKWTSKYGSVIASAYNFSTTDGMNEKGLVANLLWLVETQYPHWDQKKPGLTVAAWVQYVLDNFATVNEAVTELEKENFTIVTDNIPGMNRLATLHLSISDATGDNAVFEYLDGKLVIHHGISYTVMTNSPVFDKQLALNEYWSEIGGTVMLPGTNRASDRFVRASFYIDAIPKTADTKVAVASCFSVIRNCSVPYGISTPGQPNISTTRWRSVADQKNLIYFFETALTPNTFWVNFKDIDFSKGAPVKKLSLVNGETYAGNAVASFVETPMFKFLGLPG, from the coding sequence ATGAAAACGCTCCTGAAAATCACATTGGCCTTGACATGCTTTGTTTGTGCAAACATCTATTTTAAGGCATACTCTTGTACCCGCGTTGTCTATAAAGGACTCGACGGCTTAATTATCACCGCCCGCTCGATGGATTGGCGGGAAGATATCCAAACAGATTTGTGGATTGTACCCAGGGGTGTTGCCCGTAATGGCGAAGTTGGTCCCAACTCGTTGAAATGGACTTCTAAGTACGGGAGCGTTATAGCTTCAGCATATAATTTCTCTACTACGGACGGGATGAATGAGAAGGGCTTAGTTGCGAATCTACTCTGGCTCGTTGAAACACAATATCCCCATTGGGATCAGAAAAAGCCGGGCTTAACCGTAGCTGCCTGGGTGCAGTACGTGCTTGATAACTTCGCAACCGTGAATGAAGCCGTGACAGAATTAGAAAAGGAAAACTTTACCATTGTAACAGATAACATACCGGGGATGAATAGGTTAGCAACTTTGCACCTGTCTATTTCGGATGCTACCGGTGATAATGCCGTATTTGAATATCTCGATGGAAAACTTGTTATCCACCATGGTATTTCTTATACCGTTATGACGAATTCGCCGGTATTTGATAAGCAATTAGCATTAAATGAATACTGGTCTGAAATAGGCGGAACCGTGATGTTACCAGGTACGAACCGCGCTTCTGACCGTTTTGTACGCGCTTCTTTTTATATAGACGCTATTCCGAAGACGGCAGACACGAAAGTAGCAGTAGCGAGTTGTTTTAGCGTCATTAGAAATTGTTCGGTCCCTTACGGTATCAGCACCCCCGGGCAACCCAATATTTCAACCACGCGTTGGCGTTCCGTGGCAGATCAGAAAAATTTGATCTATTTCTTTGAAACGGCGTTAACACCCAATACTTTCTGGGTAAATTTTAAGGATATCGATTTTTCCAAGGGCGCTCCCGTTAAAAAATTGAGCTTGGTAAACGGTGAAACATACGCGGGTAATGCCGTGGCTTCTTTCGTTGAAACACCGATGTTTAAATTCCTCGGCCTACCCGGTTGA
- a CDS encoding hybrid sensor histidine kinase/response regulator, with protein sequence MNWAFRLKQLFIGICNSGTENLEPRRRRPVQYINALSFLTSTLVFSLGAVFFFLVNSLLILIPLMLEGFGMLGVIAFNSKKRYNMANFTMFAIHYVAAGYWTTLLGNAIPIEVVVAFLLIFLTCGSFLVYTEKKVRIYSIIAIVLLLAFIQVNAYFKFIVPIPLSTNAAFIMRLCTTGGMLVFILFVMFAFVKEIELLLGSLKKSNKTLAAHAAFLRETFHELKTPLNSIYGIAQLMQMNLKEPGSNKVTDEQEQEVTNLLAASRLSKDIIDNVLDMKRIEAGKFYDIKKDNIHIRQCIEQCITLNKYIAQMRGISIQFDYKLPGDCISCDEILFKKILNNLISNAVKFAVSPSTVEVTAWAHNSEMYCSVKNLGEIESDKMKSLFEVFASERNTLVEGTGVGLYLVKQLVELLGGQIDVYCKDGATTFSFNMPIEYSTDMPQQVPSSLPNQLPSFDGKKVLVIDDNLMNQQILVRFLQKLGITTQVCRNGKEALVLAVELKPDIIISDMHMPVMDGKEFLVHAKTTPAIAQIPVVIISGDAFNNYNVNEATTLMSLGACAYLGKPLSFSELFTVISTHLPEKLPTC encoded by the coding sequence ATGAATTGGGCATTTCGATTGAAACAACTTTTTATCGGCATATGTAACTCCGGTACAGAGAATCTTGAGCCCAGGAGAAGAAGACCTGTCCAATATATCAACGCGCTATCTTTTTTAACGAGTACATTGGTATTTAGTTTGGGAGCTGTATTCTTCTTTCTTGTAAATAGTCTCCTTATCCTTATTCCCTTGATGTTGGAAGGTTTTGGCATGTTGGGCGTTATCGCGTTCAATAGCAAGAAACGTTACAACATGGCCAATTTTACGATGTTCGCGATCCATTATGTTGCAGCCGGTTATTGGACAACCCTGCTCGGTAATGCAATCCCGATAGAAGTCGTTGTAGCTTTCTTACTTATATTCCTGACTTGCGGCTCTTTCCTCGTTTATACCGAGAAAAAGGTGCGTATTTATTCTATTATAGCAATTGTTTTATTATTAGCCTTCATACAAGTCAATGCATATTTTAAATTTATCGTACCGATTCCTTTATCTACTAATGCTGCCTTCATCATGCGGCTTTGTACCACTGGCGGTATGCTGGTGTTTATATTATTCGTGATGTTCGCATTTGTGAAAGAGATAGAATTGTTACTCGGTAGTTTGAAAAAATCTAATAAGACATTGGCAGCCCACGCTGCTTTCTTAAGGGAAACTTTTCACGAATTGAAAACCCCCTTAAACAGTATCTACGGTATCGCGCAGTTGATGCAAATGAACCTGAAAGAGCCCGGTTCCAATAAGGTTACCGATGAACAGGAACAGGAGGTGACCAACTTACTCGCTGCTAGCAGGCTCTCGAAAGATATTATCGATAATGTACTCGATATGAAAAGAATCGAGGCAGGTAAGTTTTATGATATTAAAAAGGACAATATTCATATTCGCCAATGCATAGAGCAATGCATTACCTTGAACAAATATATCGCGCAGATGCGGGGCATCAGTATACAGTTCGATTATAAACTTCCGGGCGATTGTATCAGTTGTGATGAAATACTGTTTAAAAAAATACTCAATAACCTAATTTCTAACGCGGTAAAATTTGCTGTGTCTCCCAGCACGGTAGAAGTAACTGCCTGGGCGCATAATAGTGAAATGTATTGCTCCGTGAAGAATCTTGGCGAAATAGAAAGCGATAAAATGAAGTCCCTGTTCGAAGTATTTGCTTCGGAAAGGAACACCTTGGTGGAAGGAACCGGGGTGGGGCTTTACCTGGTAAAGCAACTCGTGGAGCTACTCGGCGGGCAAATAGATGTTTATTGTAAGGACGGGGCAACCACCTTCAGCTTTAATATGCCCATTGAATACAGTACAGACATGCCGCAGCAAGTACCCTCTTCCTTGCCTAACCAACTGCCTTCCTTCGATGGAAAGAAAGTGCTTGTTATCGATGATAACCTTATGAATCAACAAATATTGGTGCGTTTTTTACAAAAGTTGGGTATAACAACACAGGTTTGCCGCAATGGTAAGGAAGCGCTCGTATTGGCCGTAGAACTTAAACCCGATATTATAATCTCCGATATGCATATGCCGGTAATGGATGGAAAAGAATTTCTTGTTCACGCCAAAACCACGCCTGCAATCGCGCAAATTCCCGTGGTTATTATATCGGGAGATGCGTTTAATAATTACAACGTAAATGAAGCCACAACTTTGATGTCCCTCGGCGCTTGCGCTTACCTGGGGAAACCCTTGAGTTTCAGCGAATTATTTACGGTGATCAGCACGCACCTCCCTGAAAAACTACCTACTTGCTAG